The Cellulophaga sp. L1A9 genome window below encodes:
- a CDS encoding DUF4280 domain-containing protein encodes MSQKRLVCHGALCKCQFGVTPDKLTVLTQNKIYINDEKSSEKLVASTMDLGPTFEKKTFGTCSKMGSPPPPCVPNIIQWDGSYNKVTLPNKGNPLLEDSKGTCAIAGTPCIEILFHGQTIEITPNNEESINEEIAPLINALGIKEDENFSYISLH; translated from the coding sequence ATGTCACAAAAACGCTTAGTATGTCATGGCGCATTATGCAAATGTCAATTTGGAGTAACACCAGATAAATTAACAGTTTTGACACAAAATAAAATATATATCAATGATGAAAAATCTTCTGAAAAATTAGTTGCATCTACAATGGATTTAGGTCCTACCTTTGAAAAAAAAACTTTTGGTACTTGTTCCAAAATGGGTAGTCCACCCCCCCCCTGCGTACCTAATATTATTCAATGGGATGGCTCTTATAATAAAGTCACTTTACCAAATAAAGGAAATCCCTTATTAGAAGATAGTAAAGGTACATGTGCTATAGCGGGCACTCCTTGTATTGAAATTTTATTTCATGGGCAAACTATTGAAATAACACCAAACAATGAAGAAAGCATAAATGAAGAGATAGCTCCATTAATTAATGCTTTGGGGATAAAAGAAGATGAAAATTTTTCATACATAAGTTTACACTAA
- a CDS encoding phage baseplate assembly protein V, whose translation MCARYGVWMYDNGRTFCVGRTGDKQFNGVYGQDIQTFGLSTTLQSQNSGFTSKDWVNDSELESVSSSYSAQSGHMYAGNVKRESEGLFAKKENYSWNHNQNEYSGQQGLDHVAKVDTLSKAANMIIANGSSEIVGLRVGDNLTIEGVSFSDKTRRDAFGSYMVTKVAHRFDHSGNYENHFEGVPEGTEHPHYSAVFATPSAEEQRGVVLDNNDPDGLGRIKVQFGWQRRMGTSTPWIKMNTPYGGSGKGFYFIPELDEEVLVGFENNNPEKPYVLSAGYNSSAKSGVADAENNIKAIMTRSGHIIELNDTNGGEMITIKDKNENVFQIDTVNNAISIIALDQMTLKSKNMNIQVEENLSVYVGGNKSEMVAKNNMITTSEDYVVKATNIFETASEKIQSEADEIKRQAKEDITIHSTGGNINKKANKKINNNSGEVGNLF comes from the coding sequence ATGTGTGCTCGTTATGGCGTATGGATGTATGACAATGGGAGAACCTTTTGCGTAGGACGTACGGGAGACAAGCAATTTAATGGGGTGTATGGTCAGGATATTCAAACCTTTGGCCTCTCCACTACCCTACAGTCCCAAAATAGCGGCTTTACTTCTAAAGATTGGGTCAATGATAGCGAATTAGAATCCGTTTCCTCATCCTACAGCGCGCAAAGCGGACATATGTATGCTGGGAATGTAAAAAGAGAATCAGAAGGTTTATTTGCCAAGAAAGAAAACTACTCTTGGAATCACAACCAGAATGAATATAGCGGACAACAGGGTTTAGACCATGTAGCAAAAGTAGATACCTTGTCTAAAGCCGCAAATATGATTATTGCCAACGGATCTTCAGAAATTGTTGGTTTGCGTGTGGGTGATAATTTAACCATTGAAGGCGTTAGTTTTTCTGATAAAACACGTAGGGATGCGTTTGGGTCCTATATGGTTACCAAAGTAGCGCACCGTTTTGATCATAGTGGTAACTATGAAAATCATTTTGAAGGCGTACCAGAAGGAACAGAGCACCCACATTACAGTGCGGTATTCGCTACGCCCTCTGCAGAAGAACAACGTGGTGTTGTATTAGATAACAATGACCCTGATGGATTAGGACGTATAAAAGTACAGTTTGGTTGGCAACGAAGAATGGGGACTTCTACCCCATGGATAAAAATGAATACCCCATATGGTGGTAGCGGCAAGGGTTTTTACTTTATTCCTGAACTGGACGAAGAAGTGCTCGTAGGTTTTGAAAACAATAACCCAGAAAAACCCTATGTTTTGAGTGCTGGTTACAATAGTAGCGCAAAGAGTGGTGTTGCTGATGCGGAAAACAATATAAAAGCCATCATGACCCGCAGTGGGCATATTATTGAACTAAATGATACTAATGGTGGGGAGATGATTACGATTAAGGATAAAAATGAGAATGTTTTTCAGATTGATACGGTGAATAATGCAATTTCCATCATTGCTCTTGATCAAATGACTTTAAAATCGAAAAATATGAATATTCAAGTTGAAGAAAACTTAAGTGTTTATGTAGGAGGAAATAAATCAGAAATGGTAGCTAAAAATAATATGATTACAACTTCTGAAGATTATGTTGTGAAGGCAACAAATATATTTGAAACGGCATCTGAAAAAATTCAAAGCGAAGCAGATGAGATTAAACGGCAAGCTAAGGAAGATATTACCATTCATAGTACAGGAGGTAACATAAATAAGAAAGCGAATAAGAAAATTAATAATAATAGCGGTGAAGTAGGAAATTTATTTTAA
- a CDS encoding phage late control D family protein has translation MPKMITPVLIIDGERFLPKSGYKVTIEQSMGTHSSFSVVFQTNATEGYGGTLMNNSINYSGKKLSIGVNDGELEYVGIITSVALQKGIGASGAIVLSGQGASILLSRSVQCFSYEEGSSFSQVVSDTFNGHSTDLLKMEIGNGTNIRLPYTVQYNESDFSLLTTYVCSLWRMDV, from the coding sequence ATGCCTAAAATGATTACCCCAGTGCTTATTATCGATGGAGAACGTTTTCTTCCTAAATCGGGATATAAGGTTACTATAGAACAATCCATGGGTACCCACAGCTCTTTTAGTGTGGTTTTTCAAACCAATGCTACCGAAGGGTACGGCGGTACACTTATGAATAATTCTATTAATTATTCCGGTAAAAAACTATCTATAGGGGTTAATGATGGTGAATTAGAATATGTAGGAATCATTACTTCTGTAGCTTTACAAAAAGGGATTGGCGCTTCTGGCGCTATTGTGCTTTCAGGACAAGGGGCTAGTATTTTACTCTCGCGCTCCGTACAATGTTTTAGCTATGAAGAAGGGTCTTCTTTTAGCCAAGTAGTGAGTGATACCTTTAACGGACACTCCACAGATTTATTAAAAATGGAAATAGGAAATGGAACTAACATCCGTTTGCCTTATACCGTACAATACAACGAATCCGATTTTTCCCTTCTTACAACGTATGTGTGCTCGTTATGGCGTATGGATGTATGA
- a CDS encoding type VI secretion system baseplate subunit TssF, with protein sequence MKSLSKEEIKERLIRRAADTWGMDEMEIEYSLDPIISILFDACAHEFERISDTIKSSRTRITERLVDLLTPQVSVTARPAHAVMHALPIDSNLNINERSEFYHRKRMPIFRENGKNDFEDFFFAPAGDFKLSNCSLNYIAYPEKIASHKAHRNIPFILKENFIGSPDGSSIYLGIKPDEETTSIQDLLCYFDLLNFSQKNVLTHQLGLSKWSLNGTPLEVVNGYNELEFAGQDLNTYINESIQSKIKFYENYVKEFYQDHFYTITDTIDVKNNLKNYPEDFETFLSEKDLKEFNTPLLWVKITFSSIVSSKMLDNLHCHINCFPVLNKKRHETNRRLKPYFNILPLEVDGDYFFDVQDIIGDSGNTYFIQDRKKEDTSTSTQAYLRFGGVSRFDERDASELLNYTIDLLKEDSIAFNAMNDDFINSNLKDLKQIISRIDQQIELRDFTKNKIPYLVINKNSINKNKDQFVFTNYWSTAGDKANKINPYVQLVQYSGTAFLTNSLTFITGSIGGKDEPNASEKIYAYREHILSKGKIITRQDIIQHCFSIFKDSITKVTIEKGVVVALDEGVGYTPTTDVYITKHEDAVYDEESWEHLKKEVLIGLQSRSANVLPFRVFYS encoded by the coding sequence ATGAAATCATTAAGTAAAGAAGAAATAAAAGAACGGTTAATTAGAAGGGCTGCGGATACCTGGGGAATGGATGAAATGGAAATTGAATATTCCTTAGACCCTATTATTAGCATTCTTTTTGATGCTTGTGCACATGAGTTTGAACGTATTTCAGATACTATAAAATCTAGTAGAACTAGAATTACGGAGCGTTTGGTAGATTTGCTAACGCCACAAGTATCGGTAACAGCAAGACCTGCACATGCCGTAATGCATGCCTTACCTATAGATAGTAACCTAAATATTAATGAGCGTTCAGAATTTTACCACCGTAAAAGAATGCCGATTTTTAGGGAGAATGGTAAGAACGATTTTGAAGACTTCTTCTTCGCTCCTGCCGGAGATTTTAAATTAAGCAATTGCTCTTTAAATTATATAGCATACCCGGAAAAAATTGCATCACATAAAGCACACCGGAATATTCCTTTTATATTAAAAGAGAATTTTATAGGTTCTCCAGATGGTTCTAGTATTTATTTAGGGATTAAACCCGATGAAGAGACTACGAGTATTCAAGACCTTCTATGTTATTTTGATTTACTGAACTTCTCTCAAAAAAATGTATTGACACACCAATTAGGGCTTTCTAAATGGTCTTTAAACGGTACACCTTTGGAAGTTGTTAATGGGTATAACGAATTAGAATTCGCAGGTCAAGACCTAAACACATACATAAATGAATCTATCCAAAGTAAAATTAAGTTTTACGAAAATTATGTAAAAGAGTTTTACCAAGATCATTTTTATACCATTACAGATACTATTGATGTAAAAAATAATTTAAAAAATTACCCAGAAGATTTTGAAACTTTTTTGAGCGAAAAAGATTTAAAAGAATTTAATACGCCATTGTTATGGGTTAAAATTACGTTCTCTTCTATTGTTTCTAGTAAAATGCTAGACAACCTACATTGCCATATTAATTGTTTTCCTGTGCTTAATAAAAAGAGACACGAAACCAATAGACGCTTAAAGCCTTATTTTAATATTTTACCGCTAGAGGTAGATGGGGATTACTTCTTTGATGTGCAAGATATTATAGGAGATAGCGGGAATACGTATTTTATTCAAGACCGAAAGAAAGAAGACACATCAACGAGTACTCAAGCTTATTTACGTTTTGGGGGTGTTTCTCGTTTTGATGAGCGTGATGCTTCCGAACTTTTAAATTACACCATAGATTTACTTAAGGAAGATAGTATTGCCTTCAATGCGATGAATGATGATTTTATCAATTCTAACTTAAAAGATCTTAAACAGATTATTTCTAGAATTGACCAGCAAATAGAATTAAGAGATTTTACAAAAAATAAAATTCCGTATCTAGTTATCAATAAGAATAGTATTAATAAAAATAAAGATCAATTTGTTTTTACTAATTATTGGAGTACAGCAGGTGATAAAGCAAATAAAATAAACCCATATGTACAATTGGTTCAATATTCGGGTACTGCATTTTTAACAAATTCGTTAACCTTTATTACCGGTTCCATTGGTGGTAAGGACGAACCAAATGCTAGTGAGAAAATATATGCCTACAGGGAACATATTCTTTCTAAAGGTAAAATTATTACAAGACAGGATATCATTCAACATTGCTTCAGTATTTTTAAAGATAGTATTACCAAAGTAACTATAGAAAAAGGTGTTGTTGTTGCTTTAGATGAAGGAGTTGGGTATACACCAACTACAGATGTGTATATCACCAAACATGAAGATGCAGTATATGATGAAGAAAGCTGGGAACACTTGAAGAAAGAAGTGCTTATCGGACTCCAATCGAGATCGGCAAATGTACTTCCCTTTCGTGTTTTTTATAGCTAA
- a CDS encoding GPW/gp25 family protein encodes MAKPYYEAPFDFKRFFEKKELRKISLQESISQFISIIITTYFEEYVFDEGFGSEIWETDFDLLVNANVLKEQIKRSLTNQIETYEKRLGNTTLTINLQESVSEKSNKVRLKKYLNITITGTLLKTNEPYYFSGDYYLAPLSYK; translated from the coding sequence ATGGCAAAACCGTACTACGAAGCTCCTTTTGATTTTAAGCGTTTTTTTGAGAAGAAAGAGCTTCGAAAAATATCGCTACAAGAATCTATATCACAATTTATAAGCATCATCATTACTACTTATTTTGAAGAATATGTTTTTGATGAAGGTTTTGGTAGTGAAATATGGGAAACAGATTTTGATCTGTTGGTGAATGCCAATGTTTTAAAAGAGCAAATTAAAAGATCGCTTACCAATCAAATAGAAACCTATGAGAAGCGATTAGGGAATACCACACTAACAATTAATTTGCAAGAAAGTGTATCTGAAAAATCGAATAAAGTAAGGTTGAAAAAATACCTAAACATTACCATTACAGGTACGCTTTTAAAAACAAACGAACCGTATTATTTTAGTGGTGATTATTATTTAGCGCCATTATCTTATAAGTAA
- a CDS encoding AAA family ATPase — protein sequence MNNEVEKAVYIASQIAEENQHQNYTTAHLIKAALNRDLSLLRKLHNLGVDVYFVEEWAEVNIEQTPKRSSRNTEIEADSGVQLVFVEAEDIKGKLGRDEVDLLVLFIAAITPGVGFSFDQLKSLPVNHNQLLETQKGSGSEGKVNPKISSSAASLEVTDTSLLTKYTSDLVKLASAGEFAHIINRDKELKSITEILSRKSKPNVIIQGESGVGKSILIKNLAVLIAEKKIVDVLQQATLLEIHTTLLLSGASYKGEVEDRLQQIFEQAKTYPLPILVIDDFHALLQDSAMSQGILNVIKSELNKGEIVLIGVTSPEHFRKHIASDDALNRRFESVSLEEPDTETAFRILKNVGETFKEHHQLEISDDTLKESILFSKRYLKEKNLPDSALDLVDRTMAAAKVSQQSLPADVEELNTKLAFLEKKSATLSEEQRKEEIDWIYIELKNKLGPIVIGKYDTEDLLSFPSYNEKLAYLTAILTAIEAHSTKELTEIFDEDLAAVVSSITGIPAGKVQTQERERLMEMEATLKKRVIGQDHAVKTITEAIIESRSGLSKAGQPIGSFFFSGPTGTGKTELAKSLAEFLFNDESAIIRFDMSEFKEEHSAALLYGAPPGYIGYEEGGMLVNKIRQKPYSIVLFDEIEKAHQSVFDVFLQILDEGKLSDRLGKMGDFSNAVILFTSNIGSEFIAEKISDGTTPSSDQILEIMSPYFRPEFLGRITEIIPFAPISKENAPLIFDLHLKKELLVLANKLGITLDIDKETKDFLSLDGFSSTYGVRPLKAVIRNKLKRPLSRMIISGEITAPQTVTIRLKDTVVVFEVTD from the coding sequence ATGAATAACGAAGTTGAAAAGGCTGTTTATATTGCATCTCAAATTGCAGAAGAAAATCAGCATCAAAATTATACCACCGCTCATTTAATTAAAGCGGCATTAAATAGAGATTTATCACTTTTACGTAAGCTACATAATTTAGGAGTAGATGTCTATTTTGTAGAGGAATGGGCAGAAGTTAATATAGAGCAAACTCCTAAAAGATCATCTAGAAATACGGAAATTGAAGCAGACTCAGGAGTACAATTAGTTTTTGTTGAAGCAGAAGATATCAAAGGAAAATTAGGTAGAGATGAAGTAGACTTGTTGGTTTTATTCATCGCTGCAATTACTCCAGGTGTTGGTTTTAGTTTTGATCAATTAAAATCGCTTCCTGTAAATCACAATCAACTTTTAGAAACTCAAAAAGGTTCTGGTTCTGAAGGGAAAGTCAATCCAAAAATAAGCAGTTCTGCAGCTTCTTTAGAAGTAACAGATACTAGCCTTTTAACTAAGTACACTTCAGATCTTGTCAAATTAGCCAGTGCTGGCGAATTTGCACATATTATCAATAGAGATAAAGAGTTAAAAAGTATTACAGAAATTCTAAGTAGAAAATCAAAACCTAATGTGATTATCCAAGGAGAATCTGGTGTTGGGAAATCTATTTTGATTAAAAACTTAGCGGTACTTATTGCAGAGAAAAAAATTGTTGATGTTTTACAACAAGCAACACTTTTAGAAATACATACCACCCTACTCCTATCTGGAGCGTCATACAAAGGGGAAGTAGAAGATAGATTACAACAGATTTTTGAACAAGCAAAAACATATCCTTTGCCTATTTTGGTGATAGACGATTTTCATGCCTTATTGCAAGATAGCGCAATGAGTCAAGGGATTTTAAATGTGATTAAATCTGAATTAAATAAAGGCGAAATTGTTTTAATTGGAGTAACGTCTCCGGAACATTTCCGCAAGCATATTGCTTCGGATGATGCCTTGAATAGACGTTTTGAATCCGTAAGTTTAGAAGAACCGGATACAGAAACCGCTTTTAGAATATTAAAAAATGTAGGGGAAACTTTTAAAGAACACCACCAATTAGAAATATCTGATGATACGTTAAAAGAATCTATTTTATTTTCTAAACGGTATTTAAAAGAAAAGAATTTACCAGATTCAGCGCTAGATTTAGTCGATAGAACAATGGCTGCTGCAAAAGTATCACAACAATCCTTACCGGCAGACGTAGAAGAGTTGAATACTAAATTAGCATTCTTAGAGAAAAAATCGGCTACCTTATCAGAAGAGCAACGTAAAGAAGAAATTGATTGGATTTACATTGAACTAAAAAATAAACTAGGCCCTATTGTTATTGGAAAATACGATACAGAAGATCTGTTATCTTTTCCTTCTTATAACGAAAAACTAGCTTACTTAACTGCAATTCTTACGGCTATAGAAGCGCATTCTACAAAAGAATTAACGGAGATTTTTGATGAAGATTTAGCAGCGGTTGTTTCTAGTATAACCGGTATTCCTGCTGGAAAAGTACAAACACAGGAGCGCGAACGTCTTATGGAGATGGAAGCTACGCTTAAGAAACGTGTTATTGGGCAAGATCATGCCGTAAAAACAATTACGGAGGCGATTATTGAATCTAGATCTGGACTTTCTAAAGCAGGGCAACCTATTGGGTCTTTCTTTTTCTCTGGACCAACAGGAACAGGAAAAACAGAATTAGCAAAATCATTAGCAGAATTTCTGTTTAATGATGAAAGTGCTATTATTCGTTTTGATATGTCTGAGTTTAAAGAAGAACATTCAGCTGCACTTTTATACGGAGCACCTCCGGGATACATAGGATACGAAGAAGGTGGGATGTTGGTAAATAAGATTAGACAAAAACCTTATTCTATCGTACTTTTTGATGAGATTGAAAAAGCACACCAGTCGGTTTTTGATGTTTTTCTTCAAATTTTAGATGAAGGTAAACTTAGCGATCGTTTGGGTAAAATGGGCGATTTCTCTAATGCTGTAATTTTATTCACCTCAAATATTGGATCAGAATTTATTGCAGAGAAAATCTCTGACGGAACCACACCATCCTCTGATCAGATACTAGAAATCATGTCGCCTTATTTTAGACCTGAATTTTTAGGTAGAATCACGGAAATTATTCCGTTTGCACCAATTTCAAAGGAAAATGCACCCCTTATTTTCGATTTACATCTTAAAAAAGAGCTGCTAGTTTTAGCAAACAAATTAGGAATTACATTAGATATAGATAAAGAAACCAAAGACTTCTTGTCTTTAGATGGTTTTTCATCAACCTATGGGGTAAGACCTTTAAAAGCGGTCATCCGTAATAAATTAAAAAGACCTTTGTCACGCATGATTATTTCAGGAGAAATAACGGCGCCGCAAACGGTAACAATTCGACTAAAAGACACTGTTGTTGTTTTTGAGGTAACTGATTAA
- the tssO gene encoding type VI secretion system TssO — translation MEILNKKERISAFLLFLLMFLVTIILLFVAVFFSYKLPWKENEVLRAENKKIQYEFMYQKQFINELKRVDVLIDSLDKTQQGNIFLEQSINSDLVQIKNHIPKDSLENRNMYENLILTYKKLLDAKRDLKQVSNAKAEIDKMDEQLDDYEDQIRNLETALELARRLNRNQ, via the coding sequence ATGGAAATATTAAATAAGAAGGAAAGAATTTCTGCTTTTCTACTCTTTTTACTCATGTTTTTAGTGACCATCATCCTGCTCTTTGTAGCGGTATTTTTTAGCTATAAATTGCCTTGGAAAGAGAATGAAGTGCTCAGGGCTGAAAACAAGAAAATTCAGTATGAATTTATGTATCAGAAGCAATTTATCAATGAATTAAAACGGGTAGATGTTTTAATAGATTCTTTGGATAAAACACAACAAGGAAATATCTTTTTAGAACAGTCCATAAATTCAGACTTGGTACAAATTAAAAATCATATTCCTAAAGATTCTCTTGAGAACAGGAATATGTACGAGAATTTAATTCTTACCTATAAAAAACTGTTGGATGCTAAAAGAGATTTAAAACAGGTTTCTAATGCCAAAGCCGAAATTGATAAAATGGATGAGCAGTTAGATGACTACGAAGATCAAATACGAAATTTAGAAACTGCATTAGAACTAGCAAGACGCTTAAACAGAAACCAATAA